The Aminipila terrae nucleotide sequence AGGAAGCTCCAGATTTCTTCTGTAATAAACGGCATAAATGGGTGAAGAAGTCTCAGCATATCCTTTAAAACGCGAACAAGCACATATCTTGCAACCTTTTTATCTTCCTCATCTTCTCCATATAATCTGCCCTTTACCAGTTCTATATACCAGTCACAGTATTCATTCCAGATTACTTCGTAAACTCTCTGTCCTGCCAGTGAAAGATCAAATTTATCCATGGATCCTGTAACATACTGTACTGCATCATTAACTCTTGCTATAATCCATTTATCTTCATCTTTCAGGGACAGCTTATCCAGTCCCTGGCATCCACAGGCCATTTCCCTGAAATTGCCTTCTTCGTCCTGTAGATTCATAATAACAAATCTGGAAGCGTTCCAAAGCTTGTTGGCAAAGTTTCTTGATGATTCCAGTTTGTCTTCCTTAAAGCGCATGTCATTTCCCGGAGTTATACCAGTCATAAGCATAAATCTAAGTGCATCAGCACCACACTGGTCAATAATTTCCAGAGGATCAATTCCATTTCCTAAAGACTTACTCATCTTACGGCCTTCCGCATCCCTTACAAGGCCATGAACATAAACATATTTAAATGGTGATTCTCCCGTTACTTCCAGGGCAGAAAATACCATTCGAACCACCCAGAAGAAAATGATATCATAGCCGGTCACAAGTACATCCGTTGGATAGAAATATTCCAGTTCAGGAGTTTTTTCAGGCCAGCCCAAAGTTGAGAATGGCCACAATGCAGAGGAGAACCATGTGTCGAGTACATCTTCGTCCTGTCTTATCTTCGTGCTTCCACATTTTGGACACTTATCAGGTGCTGTTCTTGCAACGGTCATTTCTCCGCAATCTTCGCAATAATAAGCAGGAATTCTGTGTCCCCACCAAAGCTGTCTGGAAATACACCAGTCTCTGATGTTCTCCAGCCAGTGCAGATATATTTTTTCAAATCTCTCTGGTACGTGCTCCAGCTTTCCATTTTTAGCTACTTCAATAGCAGGTTTTGCAAGTTCTTCCATTTTTACAAACCATTGATCGGAAAGCATAGGTTCTATAACCGTATGACATCTGTAGCATTCTCCTGAAGGAATAACTTTTTCTTCTGTCTTTACTAAGAATCCTGCAGCTTCAAGATCAGCGACCCAGGCTTTTCTACACTCAAACCTGTCCATGCCCTCATACTTGCCTGCCAGCTCATTCATAGTGGCATTATCATTAATACAGGAAGGTCTTGCCAGGTTGTGTCTTTCTCCCACTTCAAAGTCGTTAGGGTCATGAGCCGGAGTAATCTTTACAGCCCCAGTTCCTTTTTCAGGATCTGGGTACATATCCGCTATAACAGGAATTTCTTTTCCCACAAGAGGAAGAATCACTTTCTTCCCTACCATATCTTTATATCTCTCATCATCTGGATGTACAGCTATGGCTTCATCTGCAAACATGGTTTCA carries:
- a CDS encoding valine--tRNA ligase, which translates into the protein MEKNLAKNYNPKDFEDRIYNEWEKKGAFRAEVDKDKKPFTIVMPPPNITGQLHMGHALDQTLQDVLTRWKRMQGYSSLWLPGSDHASIATEVKVVDKIRKEEGKEKEELGREEFLKRAWAWKEEYGGRITKQCRKLGDSCDWEKERFTMDEGCNKAVNEMFVRLYEKGLIYRGNRLINWCPECGTSLSDAEVEHEDKNGKYWYFKYPAADGGEGIVVATSRPETMFADEAIAVHPDDERYKDMVGKKVILPLVGKEIPVIADMYPDPEKGTGAVKITPAHDPNDFEVGERHNLARPSCINDNATMNELAGKYEGMDRFECRKAWVADLEAAGFLVKTEEKVIPSGECYRCHTVIEPMLSDQWFVKMEELAKPAIEVAKNGKLEHVPERFEKIYLHWLENIRDWCISRQLWWGHRIPAYYCEDCGEMTVARTAPDKCPKCGSTKIRQDEDVLDTWFSSALWPFSTLGWPEKTPELEYFYPTDVLVTGYDIIFFWVVRMVFSALEVTGESPFKYVYVHGLVRDAEGRKMSKSLGNGIDPLEIIDQCGADALRFMLMTGITPGNDMRFKEDKLESSRNFANKLWNASRFVIMNLQDEEGNFREMACGCQGLDKLSLKDEDKWIIARVNDAVQYVTGSMDKFDLSLAGQRVYEVIWNEYCDWYIELVKGRLYGEDEEDKKVARYVLVRVLKDMLRLLHPFMPFITEEIWSFLPKTDKEKSNAEAAGNPQGFLIKENWPVFDSSLTFEEEVKKLDMAMEAIRNIRNIRAEAEAAPSRKLRAIILSKGRDLEFIKAGERYIKALANITEINFTENKSEVPEEVMSAVMGGVELFIPLDDLLDYKAEFERLTKEKARLEGEVKRVVGKLNNQGFVAKAPEKVINEEKEKQVKYEDMLAKVTARLALVEKKL